From bacterium, the proteins below share one genomic window:
- a CDS encoding dihydrodipicolinate synthase family protein, which produces MTRAPLSGIIVPIPTLFDDRGRVDDEANARHIDWLITHGVHGIFALGTTGEFTSLSSDERRAFAALAVRAARGRVPVLIGCSSTWTDEAIAYARHAQEVGADGTVAVLPYYWVPSERSVHEHYRLLAEGSALPIYIYNFPALTGRSISPGLVAKLAADHPNIAGLKDTVDSVAHIQETIALVKPGRPDFTVLAGMDYHLLNTLLLGGNGAVPGTANFAPEPFVGIYADVGAGRVEAAAERSRALAPFARLFTLEAAPFVIVKEAMAAAGLIPRVTTRSPALPLPDDQRRQLRAELEAVGVAR; this is translated from the coding sequence ATGACGCGCGCTCCCCTGTCCGGGATCATCGTGCCCATCCCCACGCTGTTCGACGACCGAGGGCGCGTCGATGACGAAGCCAATGCCCGCCACATCGACTGGCTGATCACCCACGGCGTGCACGGGATCTTTGCCTTGGGCACGACGGGGGAGTTCACGTCGCTCTCCTCCGACGAGCGCCGCGCGTTCGCCGCGCTCGCCGTCCGGGCGGCCCGGGGGCGCGTGCCGGTCCTGATCGGGTGCAGCAGCACCTGGACCGATGAAGCCATCGCCTACGCCCGCCACGCCCAGGAAGTCGGCGCAGACGGGACCGTGGCGGTCCTTCCATATTATTGGGTCCCCTCCGAGCGTTCGGTCCACGAACACTACCGGCTCCTGGCCGAGGGGAGCGCGCTCCCCATCTACATATATAACTTCCCGGCCTTGACCGGCCGGAGCATCTCCCCCGGCCTCGTCGCGAAGTTGGCGGCCGATCATCCGAATATTGCGGGGCTCAAGGACACCGTCGACAGCGTCGCGCACATCCAGGAGACGATTGCGCTCGTCAAGCCGGGCCGCCCCGACTTCACGGTGCTGGCCGGCATGGACTATCATCTGCTCAACACCCTCTTGCTCGGCGGGAACGGGGCCGTGCCGGGAACGGCCAACTTTGCCCCGGAGCCCTTTGTCGGCATCTACGCCGACGTGGGCGCCGGGCGTGTGGAGGCGGCCGCCGAACGGTCGCGCGCCCTCGCGCCGTTCGCCCGCTTGTTCACGCTGGAGGCGGCGCCATTTGTGATCGTGAAGGAAGCGATGGCCGCCGCGGGGCTGATCCCGCGCGTGACCACCCGGTCGCCGGCGCTGCCGCTCCCCGACGACCAGCGCCGGCAACTGCGCGCCGAACTCGAAGCCGTTGGGGTCGCGCGTTGA
- the rsmI gene encoding 16S rRNA (cytidine(1402)-2'-O)-methyltransferase: MLRPPGQCPSCYIEGVTATGSGTLYLVATPIGNLEDITLRALRILRQVALIAAEDTRRTRKLLSHHAIPARLVSLHEHNERARTPEIIDRLMAGDCVALVSDAGTPGLSDPGVELVRQAAASGIAVVPLPGPSAFVTALVTSGLSTAPVTFLGFLPAAARDRQRELEAHRTLPHTIVIYEAPHRLLKALQAIRDVWGNRKVAVARELTKIHEEIFRGAVDDAIRHFTDHRPRGEVTVVVAGAAGEPPHPAEAGTGDPQGGETAKAMLRAALKEGVAPFEAVRRTSQATGLRRNVVYRMWLALKEGAAG, translated from the coding sequence GTGCTGCGCCCGCCCGGCCAATGCCCGTCCTGCTATATTGAAGGTGTGACCGCGACCGGATCCGGAACCCTCTATCTTGTGGCCACCCCGATCGGGAACCTGGAGGACATCACGCTCCGGGCGCTTCGCATTCTCCGACAGGTGGCTTTGATCGCCGCCGAGGACACCCGACGTACGCGCAAGCTCCTCTCGCATCATGCCATCCCGGCCCGGCTGGTGAGTCTCCACGAGCACAACGAGAGGGCACGGACGCCTGAGATCATCGACCGCCTCATGGCCGGAGATTGCGTGGCTCTCGTCTCTGATGCGGGGACGCCCGGCCTCAGCGATCCGGGGGTCGAACTCGTTCGGCAGGCGGCGGCATCGGGCATCGCCGTCGTCCCGCTGCCCGGCCCGAGCGCGTTCGTGACGGCGCTTGTGACCTCAGGTCTTTCGACCGCTCCGGTCACGTTTCTCGGCTTCCTGCCGGCGGCCGCCCGCGACCGGCAACGCGAGCTGGAGGCGCATCGGACGTTGCCCCATACCATCGTCATCTATGAAGCGCCCCACCGGCTGCTCAAGGCGCTTCAAGCGATCAGAGACGTCTGGGGCAACCGCAAGGTCGCGGTCGCGCGCGAACTGACGAAGATCCACGAAGAGATCTTTCGGGGCGCCGTCGACGACGCGATCCGGCACTTCACCGACCACCGGCCCCGAGGCGAGGTGACGGTGGTCGTCGCGGGAGCGGCGGGGGAGCCCCCGCATCCCGCCGAAGCCGGCACGGGGGACCCGCAGGGGGGCGAAACCGCGAAGGCCATGCTCCGCGCCGCGCTCAAGGAAGGGGTCGCGCCGTTTGAAGCCGTCCGCCGCACGTCGCAGGCCACGGGGTTGCGGCGGAACGTGGTGTATCGGATGTGGCTTGCGCTTAAAGAGGGAGCGGCCGGATGA
- a CDS encoding DUF2007 domain-containing protein, with amino-acid sequence MKTIRVASSEIEAQMLKELLEQVGIPVVLRPNQIAGELFSLPGEWGDLLVPDEHAREAETLIAEYVASVKENEPEDDHQ; translated from the coding sequence ATGAAGACCATCCGCGTCGCGTCAAGCGAAATCGAGGCGCAGATGCTGAAGGAGCTGCTCGAACAGGTTGGGATCCCCGTGGTGTTGAGGCCCAACCAGATCGCCGGCGAGTTGTTTTCGCTCCCCGGTGAATGGGGCGATCTCTTGGTCCCCGATGAACACGCGAGAGAAGCGGAGACGCTGATTGCCGAGTACGTGGCTTCCGTCAAGGAGAACGAACCGGAGGACGATCACCAATGA
- a CDS encoding homoserine dehydrogenase, whose product MPHMVADELRIGLLGCGTVGSAVVRLLQANAEELHRRTGVSFRIASVAAADPAKPRDVRLAPGILTGDPHAVVIDERVDVVAEVMGGVEPARTLLLEAIRRGKSVVTANKQLMARHGPELFAEAVRAGVDLRLEASVGGGLPVIQPLRESLAANRIHEIVGILNGTTNYILTKMAEERWEFTRALEEAQRRGFAEADPTADIAGDDAAAKLAILATIAFETAVHVDDVYREGIQRISAQDLQFAEELGFAVKLLAITREDGGRVEARVHPAFLRRTHPLAAIGNELNAVFVRGDAVGEVMFVGRGAGGAPTASAVVADLIDVARNRRAGTHGRIGMRALRRDVLRPMVDTSSPFYLLMQVTDRPGVFARIASIFGEEGVSIASIVQKSRGRTADIVMVTHTTQEQRMQRVLARVATLDVVGAVRNVIRVIDGE is encoded by the coding sequence ATGCCGCACATGGTTGCGGACGAACTGCGGATCGGGCTCCTGGGCTGCGGCACGGTGGGCAGCGCGGTCGTCCGCCTGCTCCAAGCGAACGCCGAAGAGCTCCACCGGCGGACGGGGGTCTCATTCCGCATCGCCTCGGTCGCCGCCGCCGATCCGGCCAAGCCTCGCGACGTCCGCCTCGCCCCGGGGATTCTGACCGGCGATCCGCACGCGGTCGTCATCGACGAGCGGGTCGATGTCGTCGCCGAGGTCATGGGCGGGGTCGAACCGGCCCGCACGCTGCTCCTGGAGGCCATCCGAAGGGGCAAGAGCGTCGTGACCGCCAACAAGCAGCTGATGGCCCGCCACGGCCCCGAGCTATTCGCCGAGGCGGTGCGCGCGGGGGTCGACCTCCGGCTCGAGGCCAGCGTCGGCGGAGGGCTCCCCGTGATCCAGCCCCTACGCGAGTCGCTCGCGGCCAATCGCATCCACGAGATCGTCGGCATCCTCAACGGCACCACCAACTACATCCTGACCAAGATGGCCGAGGAGCGCTGGGAGTTTACGCGCGCGCTCGAGGAAGCGCAGCGGCGGGGGTTCGCAGAAGCGGATCCGACGGCGGACATCGCCGGCGACGACGCGGCCGCCAAGCTTGCGATCCTGGCGACGATCGCGTTCGAGACCGCGGTCCACGTCGACGACGTGTACCGGGAGGGCATTCAGCGAATCTCGGCCCAGGATCTCCAGTTCGCAGAGGAACTGGGGTTTGCGGTCAAGCTCCTGGCGATCACGAGGGAAGACGGCGGCCGGGTCGAGGCCCGCGTGCATCCGGCGTTCCTGCGGCGCACCCACCCGCTCGCCGCGATCGGCAACGAGCTCAACGCCGTCTTCGTCCGCGGGGATGCGGTCGGCGAGGTCATGTTCGTCGGCCGCGGGGCCGGCGGCGCGCCGACCGCCAGTGCCGTGGTGGCGGACTTGATCGACGTGGCGCGGAACCGCCGGGCCGGCACGCACGGCCGGATCGGGATGCGCGCGCTCCGACGCGATGTGCTCCGCCCGATGGTCGACACGTCCTCGCCGTTCTACCTGCTCATGCAGGTGACCGACCGCCCCGGGGTGTTCGCCCGCATCGCGTCGATCTTTGGGGAAGAAGGCGTGAGCATCGCCTCGATCGTGCAGAAGAGCCGCGGGCGCACGGCGGACATCGTGATGGTCACCCACACGACCCAAGAACAGCGGATGCAGCGCGTGCTGGCCCGTGTGGCGACGCTGGATGTCGTCGGTGCGGTGCGCAACGTAATCCGGGTGATCGATGGTGAGTAG
- a CDS encoding aspartate kinase produces MSLIVQKFGGTSVAGADRIRRVARRIVATRRDGHAVVVVVSAPGDMTDDLIGMARQITDHPPARELDMLLATGEQVSIALVAMAIHTEGAEAISLTGAQAQIRTERVHTRARILTVDRGRIDRELAAGRVVIVAGFQGITDEEEITTLGRGGSDTTAVALASALHAELCQIYTDVEGVFTADPRIVPEARKLKEITYDELLEMASSGALVVQTRAAELAMQHRVRLEVRSSFVDREGTVVTDNRLERQKVVTGVTHDMNVAKISTTGVGDRPGAAHRLFQAIADRHVNVNLIIQSVPRKDRADISFTVAKPDMAAAVEAARSVAEEIGIRDILSDDQVAVVSIVGAGMISNPGVAARMFGALAAQDINIQLIATSEIKVSCVIPAHQVPAAVRALHTEFELLSP; encoded by the coding sequence GTGAGCCTGATCGTGCAAAAATTCGGCGGGACCTCGGTCGCCGGAGCAGACCGTATCCGGCGCGTGGCCCGGCGGATCGTCGCGACCCGCCGGGACGGTCACGCCGTCGTCGTGGTGGTCTCCGCACCGGGAGACATGACAGACGACCTCATCGGGATGGCCAGGCAGATCACCGATCACCCGCCGGCGCGCGAGCTCGACATGCTGCTCGCCACCGGTGAACAAGTCTCGATCGCGCTCGTGGCGATGGCCATCCACACCGAAGGCGCCGAGGCGATCTCGCTCACCGGAGCGCAGGCGCAGATCCGGACGGAGCGGGTCCACACCCGGGCCCGCATTCTGACCGTGGACCGCGGCCGGATCGATCGGGAGCTCGCCGCCGGCCGGGTCGTCATCGTCGCGGGATTCCAGGGCATCACCGACGAGGAGGAAATCACGACCCTCGGCCGGGGCGGCTCGGACACGACGGCGGTGGCGCTGGCCTCGGCGCTCCACGCGGAGCTCTGCCAGATCTACACCGACGTTGAGGGAGTCTTTACCGCCGACCCACGGATCGTCCCGGAGGCGCGCAAGCTCAAGGAGATCACGTATGACGAGTTGCTCGAGATGGCCAGTTCCGGGGCGCTGGTGGTCCAGACCCGGGCGGCGGAGCTGGCGATGCAGCATCGTGTGCGCCTCGAGGTGCGCAGCAGCTTTGTGGACCGGGAGGGAACCGTCGTGACGGACAACCGGCTGGAACGTCAGAAGGTGGTGACCGGCGTCACGCACGATATGAACGTGGCCAAGATCTCCACCACGGGGGTCGGCGATCGCCCGGGGGCCGCCCACCGGCTCTTCCAGGCCATTGCCGACCGCCACGTCAACGTGAACCTCATCATCCAGAGCGTGCCCCGGAAGGACCGCGCGGACATCTCCTTCACGGTCGCCAAACCCGACATGGCCGCCGCGGTGGAGGCCGCGCGGAGCGTGGCTGAGGAGATCGGGATCAGAGACATCCTGTCAGACGATCAGGTCGCCGTGGTCAGCATCGTCGGGGCGGGGATGATCAGCAACCCCGGGGTCGCAGCCCGGATGTTTGGGGCGCTCGCGGCGCAGGACATCAACATCCAGCTGATCGCGACCTCGGAGATCAAGGTGTCGTGCGTGATTCCCGCGCATCAAGTGCCGGCGGCGGTGCGGGCTCTGCACACGGAGTTTGAACTCCTCTCGCCTTGA
- the thrB gene encoding homoserine kinase has protein sequence MAITVHVPATSANLGPGFDALGLALRLHNTLVIEPASSPEISIEGEGEKTLPRDPTHLAYQAAMAVAERAGIAPAARAFRLTQHNVIPLARGLGSSAAAIVGGAVAANALLGRPLDEQALLDLATELEGHPDNVAPALFGGLVVCTRSPSGVRWMRLAPPPLKVVLAVPDYPVSTEEARRRLPARVPFPDAVFNVTRTALLVAALTGGRPDLLDEATQDRLHQPYREQLVPGLTEVFAAARLAGAYGVALSGSGPAVLAFGEAAGIGPAMARAFEAAGTPSRILHVECDIAGTVIEGTV, from the coding sequence ATGGCGATTACGGTGCACGTGCCGGCGACCTCGGCGAACCTGGGCCCGGGGTTCGACGCCCTCGGCCTCGCCCTGCGGCTCCACAACACGCTAGTGATCGAACCGGCGTCCTCCCCCGAAATCAGCATCGAAGGCGAGGGCGAGAAGACGCTGCCCCGCGATCCGACGCACCTCGCCTACCAGGCCGCGATGGCGGTCGCCGAGCGCGCCGGGATCGCCCCGGCCGCCCGCGCGTTCCGGCTGACCCAGCACAACGTGATCCCGCTTGCCCGCGGGTTGGGCAGCAGCGCGGCGGCGATCGTGGGCGGGGCGGTGGCGGCGAACGCGCTGCTCGGCCGTCCGCTCGATGAGCAGGCGCTGCTCGACCTCGCGACCGAATTGGAGGGGCATCCCGACAACGTGGCCCCCGCCCTCTTCGGCGGCCTCGTCGTCTGCACGCGGTCCCCGTCGGGGGTCCGGTGGATGCGCTTGGCCCCGCCGCCGCTCAAGGTCGTGCTCGCGGTCCCGGACTATCCGGTGTCCACGGAAGAGGCGCGGCGCCGGCTTCCCGCCCGCGTCCCGTTTCCGGATGCCGTCTTCAACGTGACCCGGACCGCGCTGCTCGTGGCGGCGCTCACCGGAGGCCGTCCCGATCTCCTCGACGAAGCCACACAGGACCGGCTGCACCAGCCCTATCGAGAGCAGCTCGTGCCCGGACTGACCGAGGTGTTCGCGGCGGCACGCCTCGCCGGAGCCTACGGCGTGGCGCTCAGCGGCTCGGGGCCCGCGGTCCTGGCGTTCGGCGAGGCCGCGGGAATCGGACCGGCGATGGCGCGGGCGTTCGAGGCCGCGGGAACCCCGAGCCGGATCCTCCACGTGGAGTGCGACATCGCAGGCACGGTGATCGAGGGGACCGTGTGA
- a CDS encoding DoxX family protein, whose amino-acid sequence MTEPSTGVGTRAARIDVALLLLRLILAAVFGAYGYAKWTGGMDRVAGLMMSVNLPFPDLLARIAATLEVGGAILLIMGLWTRVVGTLLGIEMAVAIAKVVWRQGFVGGYAFELTLLTVGVSLAIAGGGTYSVGRDRLSR is encoded by the coding sequence ATGACTGAACCAAGCACCGGCGTTGGTACGCGCGCGGCCAGGATCGATGTCGCCCTCCTGCTGTTGCGGCTGATCCTGGCCGCAGTCTTTGGGGCGTACGGCTACGCGAAGTGGACCGGCGGGATGGATCGGGTGGCTGGGCTGATGATGAGCGTGAACCTGCCATTCCCCGACCTATTGGCACGCATCGCGGCCACGCTCGAAGTCGGAGGCGCGATCCTGTTGATCATGGGACTCTGGACCCGCGTGGTCGGCACCCTCCTGGGGATCGAGATGGCCGTGGCGATCGCCAAAGTCGTGTGGCGGCAGGGATTCGTGGGAGGGTACGCGTTCGAGCTGACGCTGTTGACCGTCGGTGTGAGCTTAGCGATCGCCGGCGGGGGAACGTACTCGGTCGGCCGGGACCGCCTCTCGCGCTGA
- a CDS encoding tetratricopeptide repeat protein — protein sequence MRTMKYVLAGSLLAAALGAGSAWAHDSDPPASQTAQMNPQAKTLFDQGQAYSKKKSWDLAIAAYNQAVRIEPRFAEAWNNMGYCYRKMKQFDKALDAYKRAITLKPDFSYPHEYMARTYLAMGNIDAAKREYEILKRLDGKMAAELLKAIEANNPDLGDDD from the coding sequence ATGAGAACGATGAAATACGTCCTGGCGGGCAGCCTTCTGGCCGCCGCCCTAGGAGCGGGGAGCGCATGGGCGCACGACTCCGATCCCCCCGCCAGCCAGACCGCGCAGATGAATCCCCAGGCCAAGACCCTGTTCGATCAGGGGCAGGCCTACTCGAAGAAGAAGAGTTGGGACCTCGCCATCGCCGCATACAACCAGGCGGTTCGGATCGAGCCGAGGTTTGCCGAGGCGTGGAACAATATGGGCTACTGCTACCGCAAGATGAAGCAGTTCGACAAGGCCCTCGACGCGTACAAGCGGGCCATTACCCTGAAGCCGGACTTCTCGTACCCCCACGAGTATATGGCGCGGACCTACCTCGCGATGGGCAACATCGACGCCGCGAAGCGCGAATACGAGATCCTCAAGCGGTTGGATGGCAAGATGGCGGCCGAACTGCTCAAGGCGATTGAGGCGAACAACCCCGACCTGGGGGATGATGACTGA
- the thrC gene encoding threonine synthase, producing the protein MVSSRWRGVIEEYRTYLPVTPKTPLITLLEGATPLLRAPRLARHLPGIDLYLKYEGQNPTGSFKDRGMTMAMSKALEEGSRAVVCASTGNTAAAAAAYASRAGVPCFVVVPAGGVAVGKLVQAMAHGARVVPVEGSFDEALRIVRDAAPRLRLTLVNSVNPFRIEGQKTGAFEVCDALGRAPDVLAIPVGNAGNITAYWRGFVQYHAAGRISTLPKMWGFQAAGAAPLVLGHPVERPETVASAIRIGRPASWESAVAAARESGGGFEAVTDEELLAARRLLADQEGVFVEPSSAAPVAGLLKRTREGRLPEGALIACVLTGHGLKDPESVLRTERRPEAVPATPEALERAVDEVLAVR; encoded by the coding sequence ATGGTGAGTAGCCGTTGGCGCGGGGTCATCGAGGAATACCGGACGTACCTCCCTGTGACCCCCAAGACGCCATTGATCACCCTCCTCGAAGGGGCCACCCCGCTCCTCCGCGCGCCGCGCCTAGCGCGACACCTTCCCGGCATCGACCTCTATCTCAAGTACGAGGGGCAGAATCCGACGGGATCGTTCAAGGACCGGGGCATGACGATGGCGATGTCGAAGGCCCTGGAAGAGGGGAGCCGCGCGGTGGTCTGCGCCAGCACCGGCAACACCGCCGCGGCCGCGGCGGCCTACGCCAGCCGGGCGGGCGTGCCGTGCTTCGTGGTGGTGCCCGCCGGCGGGGTCGCCGTCGGTAAACTCGTCCAGGCGATGGCGCACGGCGCGCGGGTGGTCCCGGTCGAAGGGTCCTTCGACGAAGCCCTGCGCATCGTCCGCGACGCGGCGCCGCGCCTGCGGCTGACGCTCGTGAACTCGGTGAACCCGTTCCGGATCGAGGGGCAGAAGACCGGGGCGTTCGAGGTCTGCGACGCCCTGGGCCGGGCACCGGATGTCCTGGCCATCCCGGTCGGCAATGCCGGGAATATCACGGCGTACTGGCGCGGGTTCGTCCAGTATCACGCGGCGGGACGGATCTCGACCCTGCCGAAGATGTGGGGGTTTCAAGCCGCAGGCGCCGCGCCACTGGTGCTCGGCCATCCGGTGGAACGGCCGGAAACGGTGGCGTCGGCCATCCGGATCGGCCGGCCCGCCTCTTGGGAGAGCGCGGTGGCGGCCGCCAGGGAGTCCGGTGGAGGATTCGAGGCGGTGACGGACGAGGAACTCCTCGCCGCCCGCCGCCTCCTGGCCGACCAGGAAGGCGTGTTCGTCGAGCCGTCGTCGGCGGCCCCGGTCGCCGGCCTCCTCAAGCGGACCCGCGAGGGGCGGCTGCCCGAGGGGGCGCTCATCGCCTGCGTCCTCACCGGCCACGGGCTCAAGGATCCCGAGTCCGTCCTGCGGACGGAGCGGCGGCCGGAGGCGGTGCCCGCGACACCCGAGGCGTTGGAGCGGGCGGTGGACGAAGTGCTCGCGGTGCGGTGA